The following DNA comes from Mesoplodon densirostris isolate mMesDen1 chromosome 9, mMesDen1 primary haplotype, whole genome shotgun sequence.
gaatgaaattagaaatcaacagcagaaggaaaaaacacaagtatgtggaaattaaacaacatactcttaaacaacaaatgggtcaaagaataaatcacaagTGAATTTAGAAAACACTTAGAGACAAGtgaaaaatacaacataccaaaacttatgggatgcagcaaaagcagtgatAAGAGGGAACCTTATAGAGATAAATGCttgcattaaaaagaagaaagatctcaaatcaataatctaattttataccttgaagaaatagaaaaagaacaaactaaacataaatttagcagaaggaaagaaacaataaagattaAAGGAGaggtaaatgaaataaagaatagaaaaacaatagaaaaaatcaataaatccaAGAGTTGGTATTATCAATAAAACCAATAAAAccaactgaatgtttgtgtcccctcacctaaattcatatgttgaagccctgaccaccaaagtgatggtatttggaggtggggcctttgagaggtaattaggtttaaattaggtcatgaaggtgggaaCCTCATGATGGGACTAGTGCCCTcgtaagaagagggagagagaaatctATTTCTTCATGCACACGCATGACAAAAGGCCACCTTAGCACCCAAGAAGAAGGCAGCTATCTGCAAGCTAGGAAAAgggttctcaccagaacctgactatgctggcaccctgacaTGGACTTTCAggctccaaaactgtgagaaataaatatctgttttttaAGCCATCCATTCTATGATGTTTTATtttggcagcccaagcagactaagacatgGTCTTTTAAAAAGATCATCAAAATCAACAAACCCTTATCTAGATTAGCTAAGAAAAAGAGCTAGAAGattcaaataactaaaattagaatTGAAAGAGTAGATAGTATAACTAatgtcacagaaataaaaaagcattATAAAAGACTactgtggggaattccctgggagtccagtggttagggctctgtgcttccactgcagagggcatgcgtttgatctctggttggggaacttagATCCTTCAAACTGTGCAgtgcagctgaaaaaaaaaaaaaaagactactgtgaacaattatgtatcaacaaactggataacctagaagaaatggattaattcctagaaacatacaacctaccaaaagTAAATCATAAAGAATCTGAACAGACTTATAACTAATAAGGAGATTGAAGCAGTAATCAAACGCCTCCCAACCAGGACAAGATAACTTCACTGAGGGGTTTTACCAAacaattaaatgattaaaataccaatccttctcacaCCCTTCCAGagaactgaagaggagggaacacttccaaactcattgtaCAAAGCCAGCATTATTCTGATACCAAAACTGGAAAAAGACACAAGAAAGCTACAGACAAATATTCCTGATGAATAACGATACATAaaccctcaataaaatactagtaaactgaattcaacggcacattaaaaggataatacacatGATTGAGTGGGATTTGtacctggaatgcaaggatggttcaacacacAAAATCAGTCAATAtaatacactacattaacaaaatgaaggacaaaatgcatatgatcatctcaaatgatgcagaaaaagcatttgacaaagtcaacactttttcatgataaaaacaatcAACAAACTGGGAAAagaggaaactacctcaacatgataaaagccatatatgaaaaggctacagctaacatcatattcaaccaCGAAAGACTGAGTTTTTCCTTTAAGGTCAGAAACAAGGCAaaatggagcaactaagcctgtgtaccacaactactgagcctgtgctctacagcctgtgagccacaactactgagctgacgtgccacaactactgaagcctgcatgcctagagcccatgctctgcaacgagaagccaccacaatgagaagcctgcacactgcaacgaagagtagcccccacttgttgcaactagagaaagcccatgcacagcaatgaagacccaacgcagccaaaaattaaaattaaataaatgaattaaaaaaaagcaattaggATTAAAagtgtccattaaaaaaaaaaaaaagaagaaacaaggcaaagatgccccctctcaccacttGTATTCAACTTAGTACCGAgtgtcctagccagagcaattagacaagaaaaagaaataaaaggcaccctatttggaaaggaagaagtaaaatgatctctGTTCACAGATTCCATGAttgtatatgtagaaaaccctaaagacttcacgcacacacacaaaaaaaccctgtTACAATTAATAAGTAatttcagcaaagtagcaggatacaaaatcaacacacaaaagtcaggtgtatttctatacactaataatggctaatgtgaaaagaaaattaagaaaacaatcacatttactatggcatcaaaatggataaaatacataggaataagcttaaccaaggaggtgaaagacttgtacactgaaaactataaaacattgctaaaagaaatcaaagaagacacaaataaatggagacatcCTGTGCTTATGGTTTGGGAGACTTAATATTGGTAAAATATGCATACTACATAAAGCAATGttaagattcaatgcaattcataTCAAAAACCCAATGTCATTTTTTTGCaggagtagaaaaaaaaatcctaaaactcATACGAAATTTCAAGGTACCCTGAATAGCCaatataatcttgaaaaagatcaAAGTTGGAGGCCTCACATTTCCTTATTCCAAAACCAGCTACAGTGCAACACCAACTgagacagtctggtactggcataaaggcaGATATACAGACCAATAAAACAGAGCctagagcctagaaataaacccttgcCTATATAGCCAAATAATTTTTGGCAAAGATGTCAAAACTACAAAATAgggaaagatagtcttttcaacaaatggtactaggAAACCTGTAtatttacatgcaaaagaatgaagttggacactTACCTTATACCCTGGACCAAAATTAAAAtaggttaaagacctaaatgtaagacctaaaagtATAAAACTACTAGAGGAAAAGATAGGAGAAAAGCTTCaggacattggatttggcaatgatttcttgaatgTGATACCAAAAACACAGACAatagaagcaaaaatagacaaatgggactatatcaaacttcAAAACTTATGTGTGTCAAAGGAAACAATCCACAGTgtgaaaaggcaatctatggaatgggtgaaaatatttgcaaatcatatgtatGATAAAGGGTTAACATTCAGAATACATAGggaatttctaaaactcaacaagaaaataaccctattaaaaaatgggcaaaggggttCAATAGATAGATAgtgctccaaagaagatatacaaatggccaacaagcatatgaaaagatactcaacagcactaatcataagagaaatgcaaatcaaaatcacaagatatcacctcacacctattaggaaGGCCACTATCAAAACAAGAAACTAAGTGTTGGGGTGGATGTGGAGAGACTGAAAccctgctgctgggaatgtaaaatggtgtaactCCTATGAAGGGCAGTGTAacggtttctcaaaaaactaaacacagagctgccatatgatccagcaaacccatttctgggtatatatccaaaagaattcaaagcaggaTCTTTACGAGATGTtcattaaaacattatttacagtagccaagaggtagaagcaacccaaattccattaacagctgaatggataatcGAAATGTGGTTCATacaatacatacaatggaatattaagcaaacttaaaaaaagaagaaaattcgaTCACATTCTACAAGGATGAGCCTGaaggacgttatgctaagtgaaataagccagcatAAAGGGACaattactgtatgattctacttatatgaggtatctaaagtagtcaaatcttagaaacagaaagtagaaatgtGATTGCCAAGCActggagaaaggagggagggagaattaATGTTTAGTGGGTATACAGTTTCAGTTTGGCAAGATGAAATAGTTCCAgagatctgttgtacaacaatgtgaatgtaacTTAATGCCGCtgaacttaaaaatgtttaagatggtaaatttaatgtgttttttttttaaccacaataaaaaaaccaaacaaatctgAGCTATTATTAATTTTAGGTTTTTTCCTCCCATGAATATACACTTTCCCCCCAAACTGGACCACATTGTACATGCTGTTTTATAACAGGTTTTGCCCATTGACTACAGAGTGAAAACTTTCCAAGTTTATTCCCTATTCTTCTAGGTCATTTAGAAAGGCTGTTTAGTATTCCAATATGGGCACCTACCACATTAACCAATTTCCTGTTGTTGGACACTGGATTGAATTATTTTACTCTTATGAACAATACTATGTAGCTAAATCATGTTAGgccttttaaatagttttaatatcagcttctctctccccttctagTCAGCTCTCAGCTGTTACACTTCTCCCCTTCTAATCTGTGATCAGATAATCAACCTAGTTAAATCAGTTTACTTGTAATAATACCTTATATACAATTCTGTCTCTTGCTCTAAGTCCTAGGTAAAAGGGACAGCTGTTGTAGAAGCTGTGAAGGAAGGCTGTTTGTGCTTATTTTGGGTGTACTTTCAGTTCGACCAACTCTGCTAGAATCGGTTCTTGCCTCACTGAATAAACCCAGATGGTGGCACTTGCTCTTGTGCCTTGTGGTTGCCTTTTCCCTTCCACTCTCTCTTAGGGTCTTGAAACTCAATCTACCTTTATGCCTGGCCACCACCACCTCAGTGTTACCTGTTTCTGATTTTCTGAAGCCCTGCTGCTCCTTAGGGCCTGTCTAGGAGTTCCTGGCCTCCTTGGACTCCGATACCAGTATGCATGCATACTGCTGACTTCTACTTTGTGGACTTCTTTGCTTTAGtttctcacactttttttttttttttttgcgcgatacgtgggcctctcactgttgtggcctctcccgttgcagagcacacgctccggacgcgcaggctctgcggcatgtgggatcttccccgaccggggcacaaacccgtgtcccctgcatcggcaggcggactctcaaccactgcgccaccagggaagccctagtttctcACACTTTTAAGGGACTCATAGCACCTATTTGTACTTTTGACAAGTGCACTATCTGACAACTTTGGatctcatttttgtgtgtgtgtgtgagagcacAGAAAATAGACTTCCAACAATTACAACTCCCAAATTGCATATTACTAAGTAGCCTAAATGTAGCTGGATAGGCTAGTTTCCCAAACTTGCCTGAAGGATCTCATGGGTCACTtggtaaaaaaaaacacattcccAGGCCTAGCCCAATGGATATATTATTTAATCAGTACCCCCAGGTGATCCTTATAGTCAGGCAGATTTAGAAACACTGGGCCCTTAATCTGCACCCTCAGAGCTTCCAGGACATTGGGAAGTTCAACTGGGACCCAAGGGAGCCTGGTAAGCCTGTAACCAACCTAACGGTAGCACAGCGTTCATTCCATCAGGGTAGGACAACTCTAGGAGTCAACTGTAAGTTGAAAAAAACATTGGAAAGTCTTTAGAGCTTACGACCAAAGCAGGAACTTAGGGTCTATTTATCACTTCTATACCAAGGATGGTTTCAAACATACACCCCTTTGAgtagattttattctaaatgctGGGGTTCCAAAACTGTTAGAGTCATACAGTTCTTCAAAAACTGTAACAGAGAATTTGGATCCCCTGAGGATTAAACCCTTTGCATGTATGCTAAAATCACATGGAGTGCAtatcttttaatagtttttattttcacttaaaaaaatgacTTCAATGCCAGATCTGTGTTAGGAAACTGTTCTCGCAGTGCTAGCTGTGTAATTTTTGAGGCTTGAGAAAGGAACACAGAACTCTGACACATATGCTTCAACTCATGACAGGTCTCTGGGTATTTGGATCAACCATATATAAGATATACAAGATATTACTCCCTCaatctgaggacacagggagaaccAAACATGTCTGAGAAGTCTAATAGAAACTCTAGAAACAGCTGGTGAATCCTCACCGCTCTACATAAACTATTTGGGGGAAGCGGGGAGAAGATTACTgataattttaatttccttgttggaaatttccaaaattataataaacatattttataaaaaagtGTTTTAAGAAATATACCATAAAGGAATAAGAGCATACCTTAATAATGTAAATGGAGGTGGAAGAAAGCAGCCTAGATTTGTTCAAAAACTTTTTTCCAGTTATAAAGTCCCTTctttgttacttaaaaaaaaagtctatagaaGATGCATCTTGAATAAAGAGTTATttgttagttttaaaaaaatactttttgggcttccctggtggcgcagtggttaagaatctgcctggcaatgcaagggacacagtttcaagccctggtctgggaggatcccgcatgccgcggagcaactgagcctgtgcgccactactgcgcctgagctctagagtccacaagccacaactactgagcgcctgtgccacagctactgaagcctgcacgcccagatcctgtgctctgcaacaagagaagccatggcaatgagaagcccgtgcactgcaacaaagacccaacacagccaaaaacaaatatataaataagtaaataaatttatattaaaaaaatgcttttcaaaaATGCAGCTAGAAAAACTAGCTTGATCATAAGTATCATTAAACTTTCCAATAATGTTGCTGTTTATAGTTGAAAAAAGCTTCCTAatccttttttaattttcctgattttcttttaattaaaaaacaaagtaatgCATGTACATGGTAAGATATTCAAACAGTTCAAAATGGTATATAAAGTATTTCTCCTAATCCAGACACCAATTCTTTTCCCAGAGGTAATCATTGTTAGCAAGTTTCTTACATATTCTTCCAGAAATGTTTTATGCAACTACaaaggatatatatacactatttatTCACACGAGATCATAATTTCTACTCCTCTTACAATCCATCCGCTTGATGGGATAATGTgaggaaaaaatagaattacataaAAATTAGGCCAAGATAAAAATTAGCCCAAAATTGTTGAAGAAAACTCAAATGGTCCATGAGAGAGCCAAAACTGAGGAGGAAAAAATATGAGAGGAAAATGCTTCTTAGGTCCTAAAACGTTTTCaccctttaaaaattgttctttctttctttaagagAATCTTCTTTAACATGAAGGAAAGTCATGCTACTGATGTTTATTTGGTAAGTAGGCTAAACATTTAAGCATTTTTTCTCTGCTGGGTCTAGAAATTAtctccttcctttaaaaaaaatgtttaaaggtaaaattttttttttttttttttttgcagtacgtgggcctctcactgttgtggcctctcccgttgcagagcacaggctccagacacacaggctctggaggcacagggtcagcggccatggctcacgggcccagccactccgcggcatgtgggatcttcccggaccggggcactaacccttgtcccctgcatcggcaggcggactctcaaccactgcgccaccagggaagcccctaaaggtaaaattttaaatggtaagAGAGTAAAGTGATGTAGAATAAGAAAAGTACTTTATTCCGTGCACCCTGTTTTTTCAGTTCCATTCAtaattatagcaaaaaaaaagtcCGCTGCTGAGTTTTTGTTATGTTTTACTTAAATAGTTACACTCAGGAAGAAAATGCTAAATATAAAAACTCCTATTATTGAAAATTTATACttcttatatatgtgtgtgtgtatatctatatatctatgtatctgcCCTTTCATATGAACCactcaaaagaattttaaaagctgttcttttctgtatttaaaattactcatttaaatatttagaaattccACAGGAGGTGGCTTTAATGGAATTTTTCCCAGAGTAAATTTCTTGGATTGAAATTGTTCCAGTTCTTCTGCTGTTAGTTGATCCCTGGGTGTGAATAATACATTATCTGTTTTGGTGCTGCCATTTGAGAATGAGAGAGAGGTGGATATGCTGCTGTTTCCACAGGTGCCACTGGATGACTTGGAAAAAGCAGTGTGAGACTGTGAGCCTGGACTACCAAAACCAGCTGAAGAACTGCCGCTTCCAAAGGCTGGGGCCTTTGGAGCTCCAACAGAGCCTGCTGCCATAGAAGCTggaaatcctgaaaatccggatGATCCAAAACCAGAAGCTGCAGgggttttaaatgaaaatgaagcagCAGATGTGATTTGGGGTTTCCCAAGTCCAAAAGCTGGAGTAGAAGCAGTGATGGCAGAATTGGCGGAGGGTACAGCTCCAAATGCTGGAGTATTCCCAAACACAGAAGGGCTTCCAGAAGGGGCAGTAGCAAATCCAGAGCTTGCTTTAAAACTAAAATTCTGAGCATTAATGCTGCTGTTGTTATTCACTGGAAAAcctacaaaaaacagaaaaagaataaaagaatctaTTAGTCAGAAAATGTAGCTATATTACTACTCCCCACCCgcccttctttttcttatttctgcgATATTTAGATGATAATTAACTTactggaaggaagaagagaaaagtgaaaatgaGAAGCTAGGACAAACCCACTAAACCCTGTTGTCCCTGTCTTTCTGCTACATTGATCTCCTTTGCACCATAATTTATACTCAAGGAGGCAGCTCTTGAGAAACCTCATGGATTAGGGAGTGAACCTTCACTTCACCTGTCCCCTCATCTCATCGGAGCTGTCATTTGAGGACAATACTATGCTGTTATATACAGGGACAACAAAGTCCTCAAAGGTGCTGCTACCCTAACTACGTATTCCTATGGAAGTCTTGAAAAAACATTCCTAAAATATACTTCTAAAGCCTGAGCCATAGGGTCTTGCAAAGAACATGCCCATTCTGAACCCCATTTCGCAAATGCTTGATGAGCTAAATTCTTTGAAGCTCTATTATGGAAGGTGGTAGAATTTGCAAGGGTGACTTAAAATGGCACTAAACAAAACTTCAGGCTTTATATTTGAAACCTATAAAATCCTATTTTTCTGAATCAGTGAAGTCCTTCATTACTTTGTCACTTACCTGGTGACCCAAATGTTACTGATGGCCTACTGCCAAATCCAAATGCAGGTGCTGCTTGATTTACTCCACCCTTTATATCAgagagctattaaaaaaaaaggtaggcaAGTGAATAATTCTCAAGAACCTTTTCTATACACTTTATAgccaaattcaatttttaatatgtgcacttaaaaacctcttcattttgtttaacaTAGAAAAATGCCTACAAGTGAATGTTCatagaaaaaaatgggcaaaccTCAATGAGTTTGAAGTGATTGTGTGGCTGatgaattatgaattatttttattttacttatgctTTTAAAACACTTTCTAAGTTTCTTCAATGAACACatattaaaatcaggaaaatactttttaattctAGATTTTAGTTTCTACTGGTTGATCTGCATTTATCAAAAAACCTAGATATTAGGTAAAGGGTCTTTAGAGGATACCCAGTCTACTTACTCAAATGCTTGAACTGAAGTTAATTCGCAATTACATTATTAAAAGCTTACCACTAAAATCTATTAAACATTTCCTtttccctgaaaatattttatgttcttgCTATTTTCTGCTCTAGAAATGTCTTTCGTCTCTGCTTACTGAAATCTTAATCTCCTTTTCAAGGAACTTTTCACTTAATCCTTACCTCTAAGAAGTCTTCCCTCATCAACCTAAGCATATAagatttctctcattttaaaaccctattggcaggcttccctggtggcacagtggttgagagtctgcctgccgatgcaggggacacgggttcgtgccccggtctgggaggatcccacgtgccgtggagcggctgggcccgtgagccatggccgctgggcctgcatatccggagcctgtgctccgcaacgcaagaggccacggcggtgaggcctgcgtaccgcaaaaaaaaaaaaaaagaaaaaaacccctattggcattttttctttaaaaaaaaaaatcaactttactgaggtacagtttacataaaataaaatgcatccattAAAACAATCTATCTatattttgatgagttttgacaaacttataaccaccactacaatcaagatttagaatatttccatcacccatAAAAGTTCCCTTGTGTCCCTTTCCAGTCAACACTCTCCCAACCTCTGGCCCCAGTGAACCATTCACCTACTCTCTATTACTAGAGATGAGGTTTGTCTTTTCTAGAgtgtcatataaatagaatcatttagtatgtactttttctttttttcttctagcttCTCTCCCTCAGTCATTAACAGGTAtgtggataaacaaattatatccatataatagattaaaagaataaagaataaaccacttggcagggacttccctggtggtccagtggttaagaatcgccttccaatgccttccaatgcaggggacgtgggtttgatccctggttggggaactaagatcccacatgccgcgaggcaGCTAaccccgcacaccacaactactgagcacgtgggccacaactagagagaagcccgcgccctGCAATGAGGAGCCGCGgtggaggatcccgcatgccgtgatAAAGATCCCGCtaaccgcaactaagacccaacacagccaaaaataaaataaataaataaatattttaaaaaaccccaatcACTTGGCATAAAGAATTGACATATGGTAAGCCAGTTGTAGGTAGGCTGTCCAAGATTCTCACCTACAGAAGGGCCCCTAGGAAGGTGGCAAAGAACATGGAACTTCCAACCTTGAAGGAAGCTCTGTAGTTCTCTGGACTCAGTTATCCCTTCTATATCAGCAATGGTGATGGCGGGCTACCTCTCATCTAGAGAAAAAATACTTCCGAGGAGTCCTACTGAATTTAAATGGCATTACAACAATTGAAAGGTAGAAGAAATTAGCTTGCACAAGAGTCTAGACATTTGGGGGTGTGTGAGGAATTGGGACATTGGggttgacacatatacactattgatactatgcataaaatagacaactaatgagaacatactgtatagcacagaaaagtCTACTTAATACactgtggtgacttaaatggtaaggaaatccaaaaaagaggggatatatgtatatgtacagctgattcattttgctgtacagtagaaactaacacaacattgtaaagcaactatactccaataaaaattaattaaacaaaaaaaatgcaaTGCCAAAAAAAAGAGACTAGTCATTTAGAAGCACAGATTTAAGAAAAGAGtagggggacttctctggtggcgcagtggctgagaatccacctgccaatgcagagtacatgggttcgagcgctggtccgggaagatcccacatgccgcggagcaactaagcccgtgtgccacaactactgagcctgagctctagagcccgtgagccacaactactgagcccgcatgccacaactactaaagcccacgtgcctagagcccgtgctccacaacaagagaagccaccgcaatgagatgtccgtgcactgcaacgaagagtagccccctctcgccacaactagagaaagcccacgcgcagcaacgaagacccaacacaacccaaaataaataaattaataaattaaaaaaaaaaaagaaaggagtagGGTGTTGGGACTTTCGAACAGTCATTCACTAACTTTAGGCAGCTACTACTCTCATAGCCT
Coding sequences within:
- the NUP42 gene encoding nucleoporin NUP42, which encodes MTICQFFLQGRCRFGDRCWNEHPGARGAGEGRQQQLSGSNRRGWNTTSQRYSSVIQPSSFSKSTPWGGSKDQEKPSFASGASASRNRGFGLSQNPFASPSSDGQKDEKKLLEGIVKDMEVWESSGQWMFSVYSPVKKKPNISGFTDISPEELRLEYHNFLTSNNLQSYLHSIQQLINQWRNRVNELKSLNTSTTIALLSDIKGGVNQAAPAFGFGSRPSVTFGSPGFPVNNNSSINAQNFSFKASSGFATAPSGSPSVFGNTPAFGAVPSANSAITASTPAFGLGKPQITSAASFSFKTPAASGFGSSGFSGFPASMAAGSVGAPKAPAFGSGSSSAGFGSPGSQSHTAFSKSSSGTCGNSSISTSLSFSNGSTKTDNVLFTPRDQLTAEELEQFQSKKFTLGKIPLKPPPVEFLNI